CCGTCTTGTCGAACAGGAACCAGACCGGACGTGCCAGCAACGGCCAGGATGGCCATGCGCTCATATACGTGTGGCCGGCGATCGCAGTCGTGGTGTTGTCGGCGAAGATCCGCCGCTGCGCCTCGATCAGATCCGGCAGCGACAATCCGTAGAGCGGGACGAAGGCGGCAAGATACGTCATCGCCGGCAAGACGGCGAAGCAGAGCGCGGCATGCTGCACGCGAAAGCCGGCCCAGAGATCGGGCCGATACCAATCGCTCGGCCTGGCGTCCGCAAACAGCGTGTGCCAGCCCTGCATCAGGCGGATCACCGCGACAATGACGATGCAGACGCCGAGCGGAAACAGGCCGCTCCATTTGCAGGCGGCCGCACAACCGAACAGGCTGCCCGCGAGCGCGAACAGCGCGTGCGGCCGCTCTCTTCGAAAACCATGCATGAAGGCGGCGGTCGCGAGCAGGCCGAAGCCGAGCGCAAAGATGTCGAGCATGGCGATGCGCGCCTGCACGTAGAGCATCTGGTTGCAACCGGCGATCAGCGCGGCGGCGATAGCGGGCCCTTGCGCGGAGAACAGCGCAAGGCCGCACAGATAGATCGCGACGACCGCGAGTGCGCCGAACAATGTCGCGGGATAGCGCCAGCCAAACGCGTTGTCGCCGAAGGTTGCGATCGATGCCGCGATCAGCTCCTTCGCTAACGGCGGATGCATCGGATTGAGCATCGGCTGCG
This genomic stretch from Bradyrhizobium sp. CCGB12 harbors:
- a CDS encoding phospholipid carrier-dependent glycosyltransferase — encoded protein: MSAVPKVSRSAVIAVAIFLVAHLALLIGLATPEKFVFDEVHYVPAARQMLAPVMSQPMLNPMHPPLAKELIAASIATFGDNAFGWRYPATLFGALAVVAIYLCGLALFSAQGPAIAAALIAGCNQMLYVQARIAMLDIFALGFGLLATAAFMHGFRRERPHALFALAGSLFGCAAACKWSGLFPLGVCIVIVAVIRLMQGWHTLFADARPSDWYRPDLWAGFRVQHAALCFAVLPAMTYLAAFVPLYGLSLPDLIEAQRRIFADNTTTAIAGHTYMSAWPSWPLLARPVWFLFDKTAEDNIAAIVFLGNPLVAWPALLALAVVLRDFIVARRWDAFLIAAFYFGPWLAWALLPRTLGFLYYYLPAATTASLALVYVLRLEGLPRWLLWAYVGVAAIGFAIMLPISAAFIGTSMRTFGKLMLFQSWI